The following is a genomic window from Micrococcus cohnii.
CCTATCCGGGCACCCTCGAGCGGACCGACGATGGGTTTGTCGTCGACGGCCGCCCCGTCAAGCTCCTCGCCGAGTCCGACCCGGCGAAGCTGCCTTGGAACGAACTCGGCGTCGACGTCGTCATCGACTGCACCGGCATCTTCACCTCGGGGCCGGCGGCGCGGGCGCACCTGGACGCCGGCGCCAAGAAGGTCGTCATCTCGGCACCCGGCAAGCAGGTCGACGGAACCTTCGTGATGGGCGTCAACGAGCACACGTACGATCCGGCGTCGATGCACATCGTCTCGAACGCGTCCTGCACCACGAACTGCCTGGCGCCGATGGCGAAGGTGCTCAACGACGAGTTCGGCGTGGTCGACGGGATCATGACCACCATCCACGCCTACACCGGAGATCAGAACCTGCACGACAACGTCCACAAGAAGGACCGCCGCCGCGCTCGAGCCGCGGCACAGAACATGGTGCCCACCTCGACCGGGGCGGCCAAGGCCATTGGCGAGGTCATCCCGGAGCTCGAGGGCAAGCTCGACGGCTTCGCGATGCGCGTGCCGACCATCACCGGATCGGCCACCGACCTGACGGTCGAGCTGACCCGGCACGTCGAGGTTGAGGAGGTCAACGAGGCGTTCCGTCGGGCGGCCGAGTCCGATGCGCTGCGTGGCCGTCTGGTCTATTCGGAGGATCCGATCGTCTCCTCCGACATCGTGACCTCGCCCGCGGCCTGCACGTTCGACGCACCGCTGACCAAGTCGATCGGGCAGACGGTGAAGATCATCGGCTGGTACGACAACGAGTACGGCTATACCTGCCAGCTGCTCGACTTCACCTCGTACGTCGGCGCGCGGCTCTGACGCCTCGGCCACGCGGCCCGGCCCGGCCCCGTCGGCCGGGCCGGCCGCGTGTCGATAGACTTCCCGGCGGGCCTGCACGGCGTGCCGGCCGCCGATCGACGTGAGTTTCATTCCGCGCCAAGGAGGACGCAGATGACCGCCCAGACCCTGAAGGACCTTCTCGCCACGGACGTCGCAGGACGCACCGTGCTGATCCGCTCCGACCTCAATGTGCCGCTCGAGGGCACGACGGTCACCGACGACGGCCGCATCCGCGCCTCGTTGCCGGCGATCCGGGACCTGGCCGAGGCCGGGGCGAAGGTCATCGTCATGGCTCATCTGGGTCGCCCGAAGGGCACCGTCGACCCGGCGTTCTCGCTCGCCCCCGTCGCCGCCCGGATGAGCGAGCTGCTCGGCCGCGAGGTGCGCCTGGCCGCCGACGTCACGGGACAGGACGCTCGCGCCCAGGCCACCGCGCTCAGCTCAGGTGAGGTCCTGCTGCTCGAGAACGTGCGCTTCGACCCCCGCGAGACCTCCAAGGACGACGCCCAGCGCGCGGAGCTGGCCGCCGAGATGGCAGCACTGGCGGGCGAGGATGGCGCCTACGTGGGCGATGCCTTCGGCGCGGTGCACCGTAAGCACGCCTCGGTGTTCGACGTCGCGGCCCAGCTGCCGGCCCATCAGGGCCCGCTCGTGGCGACCGAACTGCAGGTGCTCACCCGTCTCACCGAGACTCCCGAGCGCGAGTACGTCGTGGTGCTCGGCGGTTCCAAGGTCTCGGACAAGCTCGCCGTGATCGACAACCTGCTCGACACGGCCGACACCCTGCTGATCGGCGGTGGCATGGTCTTCACGTTCCTCGCCGCCCAGGGCCATCGGGTCGGCTCCTCGCTGCTGGAGGAGGACCAGCTCGAGACGGTCAAGGAGTACCTGCGCCGTTCGGAACAGGGTGCCGCTCGGATCCTGCTGCCGACGGACATCGTCATGGCCTCCGGGTTCGCCAAGGACGCCGAGCATGAGGTGCTCCCGGTCGACGCGCTCACCACCGGCGCGCACGGCGACGCGGCCATGGGCCTGGACATCGGCCCGGACTCGGCCCGTGCGTTCGCCGCGCAGATCCGCGAGGCCAAGACCGTGTTCTGGAACGGCCCGATGGGCGTGTTCGAGTTCGAGGCGTTCGCGGCGGGCACCCGGACGGTCGCAGAGTCCCTGACCGAGGCCACCGCGAACGGCGGGCTGTCCGTCGTCGGCGGTGGCGACTCCGCGGCGGCCGTGCGCACACTGGGCTTCCAGGACGATGCCTTCGGCCATATCTCCACCGGCGGCGGCGCTTCGCTCGAGTACCTCGAGGGCAAGCAGCTGCCCGGCGTGGCCGCCCTGACCGGTTCGGAGGCCTGAGCCATGGCGGCGCAGCAGCGTGTCCCGCTCATCGCGGGCAACTGGAAGATGAACAAGGACCACCTCGAGGCCGTCACGCTCGTGCAGCAGGTGGCCTGGCAGCTCGGCGACGCCGACCACGACCCCGAGCGCGTCGAGGTGGCGGTGTTCCCGCCGTTCACCGACCTGCGCAGCGTCCAGACGCTGGTGAGCGGGGATCGTCTGGACCTGGCCTACGGTGCGCAGGACCTCTCGCCCGAGAGCTCCGGCGCGTTCACGGGCGACGTCTCGGGGCAGTTCCTGGCACGGCTGGGCTGCCGCTACGTGATCGTCGGCCACTCGGAGCGCCGCACCATCCATGGGGAGGACGACGCCCTGGTCGCCCGCAAGGTGGCGGCCGCCGTGGAGCACGGGGTAATTCCCGTGCTGTGCGTCGGCGAAGGACTGGACGTGCGTCAGGCCGGACGCCACGTCGAGCACACACTCGCCCAGCTCGACGCCGCACTCGCGGACCTCACTGTCGAGCACATCAGCCAGATCGTCGTCGCCTATGAGCCGGTGTGGGCCATCGGCACCGGCGAGGTCGCGTCCGCGGCCGACGCACAGCAGATGTGCGCGGCCCTGCGGCAGCGGATTGAGGAGCTCACGAACGCCGAGACGGCGGACACCGTCCGTCTGCTGTACGGCGGGTCGGTGAAGTCCTCGAGTGCGCCCGAGCTGCTCGCGCAACAGGACGTGGATGGCGCACTCGTGGGCGGCGCCAGTCTGGACGCGGACGAGTTTGTTAGGATCGTGCAGTTCGACACGGCAGTTTGAGCCTCGCTCAGCTCCCGGTCGGCCTCGTCGCCCCGACGTCCCGGACACCGAGACGACGTTCGGGCGGACGCGGTCCGACACCGACAGAGACAGTCAGACATCGAGGAGTGATGTGACGTGGACGGCCTCCTGCTGGTCCTGAAGATCCTGGTCGCCGTCTCGAGCGTGTTCCTGATTCTGCTCATCCTGCTCCACAAGGGGCGTGGCGGCGGCGTCTCGGACATGTTCGGCGGTGGGGTGTCCTCGTCGATGAGCGCCTCTGGCAGCTCGCAGAAGCTGCTGACGCGCACGACCGTCACCATCGCGGTGCTCTGGGCGGCGATGATCGTACTGATCGGCGTGTTCAGCCGCCTCAACGTCGACTCCTGAGCGGAGGGCGCACAGGGCCGCTCGGCGGTTTCCGACCTCAGCGCCCCACAGGAACAGGCCCCCGAACGCCATGCGGCGCACGGGGGCCTGTTCGGTGTCCGCGGCGCCGAGCCACGGCCCGGACCGAGCGCATCTGCGGGCTCAGCCGGCGGCGGCCTCATCGAGCCACCACACGGTGCGGCGGCGCCCATCCACGAGGGAGGCCGGCAGAGCGGGGTCACGACGGCCGGCCTCACGTGCGGCCACCACGGACGCGACCGCGTCGGCCTTGTCTGCACCCGCCACCGTGAACCACACCTGGTCCGCGGCACCGATCGCCTCGAGCGTCAGGGACAGGCGCTCAGACGGGGGCTTCGGCGACTGGCGGACGGCGACGACGGGCATGCCCGCGGCGTCCAGGCCCGGGTGGCCGGGAAACAGGCTCGCCACGTGTGCGTCCGGACCCATGCCCAGCAGCACCACGTCGAATGCGGGTGTCGGCGTCAGGGCGGTGGCCGCCTGGCGCGCGGCGGTGTCCAGGTCCGCGGAATCGGAGCGCGCGGGGAACCGATGCACGTTCGGGGCCCGCAGCGCGCGCGGCGTGCGGGCGGTGAGCCGCATCAGCTCGGCCAGACCGGCGTCCATCGCCTGCTGGTCGTTGCGGTCCTCGTGCGCGGTCGGCACCCATCTTTCGTCACCGAACCAGAAGTGCACCCGCGAGAAGTCGATGTCACCGACCGCGGGGCACTCGGGCAGGGCCGCGACGACCGCGATGCCCGTGCTGCCACCGGTGAGCACCAGGTCGGCGCGGCCACGTTCGGCGACAGCACGGCCGGCCACGGCGAGCAGCTCCTGCGCGCACGCGGTCGCCAGCGCGCCACGATCGGGATGGACATGTCGGATCTCAGCGTTCACTGGCCTGCACCGCCTTCAGATCTGTGCCGGGCAACCCCCGGCTGAGCACGTCGCCGAGGATCTCGTCGGGGTCCAGGCGCCGCATCTCCTCGGCGAGACAGTCCTGGTCGGTGCGTCGGGGCAGGGAGATTCGCTGCACGGGCCGCCCCTGCTGGTAGAGCTTGGCCACCTCCGACTGGCTGCGGGAGAGCACGACGTCGCCCGCGCGCCGCCGCAGCCGCACCGCACGGATTCCGTGGCCTCGCTTCGAATGGGCGATCGTGACGGGCACCGACAGGCACAGCGCCAGCCAGGAGGCCAGCAGCAGAGTCGAGGGAGAGTCCGGGGCGCCGTCGACGGTGACCGACTCGACGGACGCGGGGTCCAGATCGTCGAGAATGGCCGCGACCTGGATGCGCCAGAGCGTTAAACGGGTCCAGGCCATGTCCGTGTCCCCGGCCCGGTGCCCGTCACGTCGACGCCACAGGCCGCGTTCGGCGTGGGGCGCGGCCGCGGTGTCCGTGATGCGTCGGTGGGCCAGACGGCCGAGCGGGGTCTCGGACGGGACCGCGGGCGCCTCGCCGGGCCACCACACGACGATCGGCGCGTCCGGCAGCAGCAGAGCGGCCACCAGTGACTCGTCGGGGCGGGCGTTGGCGCCGGAGCCGCGCAGGATCACCACGTCGGAGGCGCCGGCGTCCCCGCCGACACGCAGCTCGGCGTCGAGACGGTCCGGGCCGTCGGGGTCGCCGAGAGCGAGCAGGATGATCCGGCACGGATGCTCCAGGGAGGCCGCGTTGGCCGCGGTCAGCGCGGATTCGAGCCCGGGCTCGTCGGTGCTGATCACCAGGGTGAGCACGCGGCCGAGCGTGACGACCCCGCTGGCCTCGCGCAGCGCGGTGATCCGCTTGGCCACCTTCGAGGTGGTGGTGTCCTCCATCAGGATCTTCACGGGCGCCTCCAGGATCGTCCGTCGCGGGCCAGCAGCTCATGGGCGGATTCGGGGCCCCAGGAACCGGGCTGATACGGCTCTGGCTGTGTCTGCAGCGATTCCCAGTGCCGTTCGAACGGATCCACGATCCGCCAGGACAGCTCGACCTCCTGCTGCCGGGGGAACAGCGGCGGCTCGCCGAGCAGCACGTCGAGGATGAGCCGCTCGTACGCCTCGGGGGAGTCCTCGGTGAACGCGTGCCCGTAGCCGAAGTCCATCGTCACGTCGCGGACCTCGGACTGTGTGCCGGGGACCTTCGAGGCGAACCGCATCGTCACGCCCTCGTCGGGCTGGACGCGGATCACGATGGTGTTCTGCCCGAAGGCGTCGCCGGGATGCGGCGGGAACAGCAGATGCGGCGGCTGCTTGAAGACCACCGCGATCTCCGTGACCCGGCGGCCCAGACGCTTGCCCGCCCGCAGGTAGAAGGGCACACCCTGCCAGCGGCGGGTGCGGATGCCGACCTTCAGCGCGGCGAATGTCTCGGTCGTGGAGGCGGGGTTGAACCCCTCCTCGTCGAGGAACCCGGTGACCTGCTCCCCGCCCTGCCAACCGGAGGTGTACTGTCCGCGGGCGCTGGACGCGTGCAGTCCCTCGGGGGTGTCCGGCACCTCGACGGCCGCCAGGACCTTCTCCTTCTCCGCGCGCAGGTGGTCAGCGTGGAAGGAGATGGGCTCCTCCATGGCCGTCAGCGCCAGCAGCTGCAGCAGATGGTTCTGGATGACGTCGCGGGCCGCCCCCACGCCGTCGTAATACGACGCGCGCCCGCCGATGCCGATGTCCTCGGCCATCGTGATCTGCACGTGGTCCACGTGCTCGGCGCTCCACAGCGGCTCGAACATCCGGTTGGCGAACCGGAAGGCCAGGATGTTCTGGACGGTCTCCTTGCCCAGATAGTGGTCGATGCGAAACACCGACTCGGGTGGGAACACGCGTTCGATGACGGCATTGAGCTCCTGGGCGCTGGCCAGATCGTGGCCGAAGGGCTTCTCGATGACCACCCGCCGCCACGGGGCCTGCGGGTCCTGCGAATGCACCGCCAGGCCCGCCTCGGCCAGCTGACGGCACACCTCCTCGAACCAGCTCGGCGGGATGGAGAGGTAGAAGGCGGTGTTGGCGCGCGTGCCCCGGGAGGACTCGAGTTCACCGAGCACGTCCACGAGCCGTGCGTAGGCCGCGTCGTCATCGAAAGCGCCGGAGATGAAGCGCAGCCCGCCGGAGAACTGGTGCCACACAGTCTCGTTGAAGGGGGTCCGGGCACCGGCCTCGACGGCGGCTCGGACGTACTCGGCGAACTGCTCGTCGCTCCAGTCACGCCGGCCGAAGCCGACGAGCGAGAAACCCGGTGGCAGCAGGCCGCGGCCGGCGAGGTCGTACATGGCCGGCAGCAGCTTCTTGCGGGCCAGGTCGCCGGTCACCCCGAACAGGACCAGAGATGAGGGACCCGCGATGCGGGTGAGGCGGCGGTCGCGCGGGTCACGGAGAGGATTGGCGTGCATGATCGGCTCAGAGGGTGTCGACGGCGCGGCGCACCGCCGCCAGCCCGGCGGCGCGATCGGTCAGGTGCAGGCTCAGGACGGGGCGGCCCTGCTCTCGCAGCACCGCGGCGTCGCCGCGGGCCTGCGCAGCGATGAGCCGATTGAGGCCGAACGGTTGGCCGGGGACCATCAGGTCCGGTTCGGCGTCCGCGGTGATCTGCAGGAACACGCCCGTGGCCGGCCCGCCCTTGTGCAGCTGTCCGGTGGAGTGCAGGAACCGCGGACCCCAGCCGAAGGTCACGGGCCGACCGGCCGCCCGGGCCAGCGCGGGGCGCAGGTCAGCGGCCGCCGAGTCGGCCTGTCGGTCCAGATAGGCGTGAATCGCGAGGTAGCCGTGCTCGCCAAGCCGGTCGAGCAGCCGGCGCAGCGCCTCGGTCAGGTCGGCGGGCCGGGACCCGTCGGGCAGGCCCGTGACGCGGACGCCGTCGACCTCGATGCCCGGATCCTGCTGCTCCGCGGGCGCGTCGAGCAGGCCGCGGGCCGCAGACTTGGCCGCCTCGACGTCGGGCTGGTCGAACGGGTTGATGCCCAGCAGACGGCCAGCGACGGCGGTCGCGGCCTCCCACACGAGCAGCTGCGCACCGAGGCGCCCCCAGACGCGCACGCCGTGCTCGGGCATGACCGCACCGTCGGCGTCCTCGCCCAGCACGATGCGCAGCACGTCCGCCGCCCCCGTGGTGGCCTCCGGTGCCTCGACTTCGGCGACGACGGGAAGCAGCCCGGTTCCGGACTTGCCGGTGGACTCGGCCAGCAGCTGCTCGGCCCAGTCCCCGAAGCCGACGATCGAGGTGCCGTCCTCGGTGATCAGGAGTTTGTCGCGCAGAGGTTCGGTTCCCCCGAGCGCGGCGCCCAACTGCAGGGCCGGGTTCTCGGGCGCGTCCTCGAGCACGAGATCGAGCACGGCTTCTGCGTCATCGAGCAGGCTCTCCACATCGGCCCCGGCCAACCCCGCCGGCACGAGACCGAACGCGGTCAGGGCGGAGAACCGACCGCCGACGTGAGGATCGGCCTCGAACACGGCGCGACAGCCTTCGTCGGCCGCCGTCCGCGCCAGGGGGGATCCCGGGTCGGTGACCACGACGGTGCGGGAGGCGGCATCGAGACCGGCGCGCGTCATCGCCTCCGTGACGATCCGCCGCTGCGAATCGGTTTCGACCGTCGAGCCGGACTTCGAGGAGACCACGAGCACCGTGCGCTCCAGGTCGGTGAGGGCGGCGGCCACCTGCTGCGGGTCGGTCGAGTCGAGCACCGTCAGCGCGACGCCCTCGGTCGCGGCGATGACCTCAGGAGCCAGCGATGAGCCGCCCATCCCGGCCAGCAGGACGCGGTCGACGCCCTCGGCGGCGAGCTCCTTGCGCAGCTGGCTGATTCGCTGCGGCAGCGGGCGGGACACGTCGACGGCGTCGAGCCAGCCGAGGCGGATCGAGGCCTCCTGCTCGGCCTCAGGGCCCCACAGGGTCGCGTCGTGGTCGCCCAGGCGTGAGGCGAACCGCTCGGCGACGAGCGCGTCGACGTGACGGTCGATGGCGGCGAGGGCGTCTCCGGTGGCGCTGAGGCCGAAGGTGCTCATCAGGGGGGTGTCCTTTCGCGGAAGAGGTGCGGCTCGTCGGTCGGGCTAGGACGCGGCGGGGGAGTCGGAGGGGCCAGAGGCCTCGTCGCGGGCACGGGCCAGACCCTGTTCGGCGGTGTCCAGCATGGCCTCCCACGCGGCGACGAATGCGGCAATCCCCGCGCCCTCGAGCGTGTCGACGACGTCGGAGTAGTCGACGCCGGCACGACCGACCGCGTCCAGGTGCGCGTCGGCGGCCGCGTAGCCGACGGCGCGAGCGTCCTCATCAGCGGCGGACAGGCGAACTCCGTGCTCGGCCACGGCGTGCAGCGTCGCCTCGGGCAGCGTGATCACGGTGTTCGGCGCCGCCAGACCACTGACGTAGGCGTCGGCGGGCAGGGCGGGGTCCTTGACGCTGGTCGAGGCCCACAGAGGACGCAGGGCCGGGGCGCCGGCGGCGGCCAGCAGGCGCCACCGTTCGGTCTGCGCAGACTCGACGATGATGCGGTGGGCGAGTCGGGCGTTGGCCAGGCCGGCGCCGCGGAACAGGGACTCGTCGGCGCCGAGTCGCCGCAGACGAGTGTCCACCTCCGTGTCCACGCGCGAGACGAACAGGGACGCGACGGCGTGGATCCGGCGCAGGTCCCGCCCCGCGGTGCGGGCCCTCTCCAGCCCGGCCAGCCAGGCGTTGACGACCTCGCGGACACGCGGCAGAGAGAAGATCAGGGTCACGTTGACGCTGATCCCGGCGGCCAGGACCTCGGTGATCGCCGGCAGGCACGCCTGCGTGGCCGGGATCTTCACCATGAGGTTCTCCCGGTCGATCGCGGCGGCCAGCCGCTGGGCCTGGGTGACGGTGGCGCTCGGGTCCTGGGCCAGACGGGGGTCGACCTCGATCGAGACGAACCCGTCTCGGCCGCCGGTGCGCTCGTGCACCGGCGCCAGCACATCGGCTGCCTGCGCGACGTCACGGCAGGTCAGCTCGTGCACCGCGGTGGCCGCGTCCGTGCCGCGCGCGGCGAGTTCTTGCAGCTGCGGCAGATAGGCCTCGGCGTCGGTCAGGGCCTTCTGGAAGATCGTCGGGTTCGTCGTCACCCCGCTGATCTGGCGCGTCGTCACGAGGTTCGCCAGGTCGCCGTTCTGCAGACGGGTCCGCGACAGATCATCCAGCCAGAGGGACACCCCGGCCTGGCTCAGAGCGCGCGTGTGCGGGTCAGGTGAGCGTGGTGCGGTCTTCTCGGTGTTCATGTGTGGTCCTTCTCGGTGCGGACGGGGTGCTCGGCGCCGTGCCGGGCCTGCTCGTCGAGCAGGCGCCGCGCCGTGTCCACGACGTGGGCCTGCGTGAAACCGTACTTCTCCATGAGCCGCGTGCCAGGGGCCGACTCGCCGTAATGTTCCAGGCTGATGCGCGCGCCCCGGCTGGTGCTGGTCACGGTGTACTCATGCCAGCCCTGAGCGATGCCCGCCTCGATCGAGATCCGCACCGGCGCGTCGGGACCCTCCGGCAGGACGTGGTGCCGATAGGCCTCGTCCTGGTCGACGAACCACTCGAGGCAGGGCGCCGAGACGACGCGGGTCGGCACCCCCTCCTGCTGCAGGCGGTTGCGGGCCTGCACGGCGACCTGCACCTCGGACCCGGTGGCGATCAGCAGCACCCGGGGCGCGCTCGTGTGGCCCTCGACATCACGGGCCTCCTGAAGCACGTAGGCCCCGCGCGCCGTGCCCGCGGCGCTCGCGCAGGCCTCGGCCCCGCCGTCGAGGTCGGCGCGGGGCAGGACGGGCAGCGCCTGCCGGGACAGCACGATCCCGGCCGGACGCCCGCGGCGGCCGAGCACGGTGTGCCACGCCCACGCGGTCTCGTTGGCGTCGGCCGGTCGCACGACGTCCAAACCCGGGATCGCCCGCAGCGCGGCCAGGTGCTCGACCGGCTGGTGGGTCGGTCCGTCCTCGCCCAGGCCGATGGAGTCGTGCGTCCACACGTGCACGCTCGGGGTGCCCATCAGTGCCGCCAGCCGCAGGGCAGGCCTCTGGTAGTCGGAGAAAGTCAGGAACGTGCCGGCGTAGGCACGGGTCAGCCCGCCCAGGGCGATCCCGTTGACGATGCAGGCGGCGGCGAACTCGCGGATCCCGAAGTGCAGGGTGCGTCCGTGCGGACCGCCGCGGAACGCTGCCGTCTGCCGATCGGCTGGAAGGAACGAGGGCTCGCCGGCCATCGTGGTGTTGTTCGATCCGGCCAGATCCGCCGAGCCGCCCCACAGCTCGGGCATCACCTCGGCCAGCGCGGAGAGCACCTGCCCGGAGGCGGCACGGGTCGCCACGCTCTTCTCATCGGCGTTCCAGGTCGGGAAAGCGGCGTCGAAGCCTTCGGGCAGGCGCTGCTCTCGCAGCCGGTCATACAGCCGCGCGGCCTCGGGTCGCTCGGCGCGCCAGCGCTGCAGCGCCTGCTCCCAGTCGGCGCGCCGCACCGCCGCCCGCTCACGCAGCCGCCGGGAACGCTCGAGCAGGGCGGGATCGACCGCGAAGCTCTCCTGCGGGTCGAAGCCGAGAGCGCGCTTGGTCGCGGCCAGCTCCTCGGCGCCGAGCGCGGCGCCGTGAACGCCACCGGTGTTCTGCTTGGTGGGAGCGGGCCAGCCGATCACAGTGCGCAGCCGAATCAGCGTCGGGGCATCGGTCGTCCGCTTCGCCCGTGCCAGAGCGTCGTAGAGGGAGCGTGGGTCCTCTCGGTAGTGAGGCACCTCGTGGCCCTCGGTGCCGCCGGTGAAGTCCACATCGAGCACCTGCCAGCCCAGCGCACGGTAGCGCTGCGCCACATCCTCGGTGAACGCCACGTCCGTGTCGTCCTCGATCGAGATCCGGTTGGCGTCGTAGACGACGACGAGATTGCCCAGACGCTGGTGACCGGCGAGCGAGGCGGCCTCGTTCGTGACGCCTTCCTGAATGTCGCCGTCGGAGGCGATGACGAAGACATGGTGGTCGAAGGGCGAGGCGCCCGCCGCGGTGTCGGGGTCCAGCAGGCCCCGCAGGCGGCGCTGGTCATAGGCGAAGCCGACGGCGGTGGCCAGTCCCTGGCCGAGTGGCCCGGTGGTCATCTCGACGTGGTCGGTGTGGTGGACCTCGGGATGCCCCGGCGTCTTGGAGCCCTCGGTCCGCAGCGCCCGGATGTCGTCGAGCTCGAGCCCGGCGCCGGCGGCGAACAGCTGCAGGTACAGCGTCAGGGACGCATGCCCGGCCGAGAGGATGAAGCGGTCGCGACCGGGCCAGTGCGGGTCGCGGGGGTCGAGGTGCATGACGTTCTGGAACAGCTGCCAGGCCACGGGGGCGAGCGACATCGCGGTGCCCGGATGCCCGTGCCCGGCATGTTCGACGGCGTCGGCCGCGAGCACCCGCAGGGTGTCCACCATGGCCTTGTCCTGGCTCTCGTACACGTACTCGCGCGCCGGGCGGAGGCGGTCCAGGGGGACAGGAAGCTCAGCCATGGTGATCTCCTCACAGCGTGTGTCGCCGTCGGTGCGGCAGGACTGTTCGCCAGCCTAACGCCGACGGTGGCGGCGTGCGTGCCGTCACCGGGCCCATCAGTGTGCTGGCGGGTATGATCGTCGGTGATCTTCGCGCGTCCGCACCTGTGTTGCCGGTGCGGGTCGTGCCTGTCCTGTCCCCGCACCGTGAGAAGTCGATGTCATCCACCGTGGAGCCGTCCGTCACCGCCGCCGAAGGCGTCGTGAGCCGCGAGCCGGAGCCTGCGGGCCCCCCGCGGCCGTTGAGCCTGCGCCGCAAGGCGAAGGCTTACCTCGAGCTGACGAAACCGCGCGTCATCGAGCTGTTGCTGGTGACGACACTGCCCACGATGATCTTCGCCCAGCGCGGTTTCCCGGACCTGGTCACGATGGCCGCCACGCTGATCGGTGGCGCGATGGCCGCGGGGGCTTCGGGTGCGTTCAACTGCTACATCGACCGCGACATCGACCGTGTGATGAAGCGGACGGAACGACGCCCGCTCGTCACCGGTGAGGTCACCCCCCGTGAGGCCTTGGTCTTCTCCTGGGTGCTCACCGCGCTCTCGCTGGTGATCCTGTACGTCGGCGCGAATCTGTTGGCGGCCGCGCTCGGGGCCGCCGCCATTTTCTTCTACGTGGTCGTGTATTCGCTGGTGCTCAAGCGACGCACCGAGCAGAACATCGTGTGGGGCGGCATCGCCGGCTGCTTCCCGGTGCTGATCGCGTGGGCCGCCGTGCGTGAGAGCGTCGAGTGGCCGGCGGTCATCCTGTTCGTCGTCATCTTCCTGTGGACGCCGCCGCACTATTGGCCGCTGTCCATGAAGTACAAGCGTGACTACCAGGAGGCCGATGTGCCCATGCTCGGCGCCGTCGCCTCCGCGCGCCTGGTGTCGAACCAGGTCGTGCTGTACGCATGGGCCACCGTGGTGTGCTCGCTGCTGCTCGTCCCGCTGGGCTGGGCCGGCATCGTCTACACCGCCGTCGCGGTGGGCGTGGGCGGCTGGTTCGTGTGGGAGTCACACGTGCTGCAGCGCCAGGCCCAGAGCCCGGACTTCGAGGACCGCAAGGCCATGCGTGTCTTCCACCTGTCGATCAGCTACCTCACGCTGCTGTTCATCGCCCTGGCGGTCGATCCGTTCGTCGGCGCGCCGCTCATGCAGTTCGGCGCCTGAGGCACCGCCCGCGGCGCCGACACCACGACGGCCCCGCCTCCCATCCGGGAGGCGGGGCCGTTCTCTCGTGTGGCGGAGCCCGCGCCGGC
Proteins encoded in this region:
- the gap gene encoding type I glyceraldehyde-3-phosphate dehydrogenase encodes the protein MTKIAINGFGRIGRNALRALRERTTDLELVAVNDLADPEDLFWLTKYDTILGAYPGTLERTDDGFVVDGRPVKLLAESDPAKLPWNELGVDVVIDCTGIFTSGPAARAHLDAGAKKVVISAPGKQVDGTFVMGVNEHTYDPASMHIVSNASCTTNCLAPMAKVLNDEFGVVDGIMTTIHAYTGDQNLHDNVHKKDRRRARAAAQNMVPTSTGAAKAIGEVIPELEGKLDGFAMRVPTITGSATDLTVELTRHVEVEEVNEAFRRAAESDALRGRLVYSEDPIVSSDIVTSPAACTFDAPLTKSIGQTVKIIGWYDNEYGYTCQLLDFTSYVGARL
- a CDS encoding phosphoglycerate kinase; translation: MTAQTLKDLLATDVAGRTVLIRSDLNVPLEGTTVTDDGRIRASLPAIRDLAEAGAKVIVMAHLGRPKGTVDPAFSLAPVAARMSELLGREVRLAADVTGQDARAQATALSSGEVLLLENVRFDPRETSKDDAQRAELAAEMAALAGEDGAYVGDAFGAVHRKHASVFDVAAQLPAHQGPLVATELQVLTRLTETPEREYVVVLGGSKVSDKLAVIDNLLDTADTLLIGGGMVFTFLAAQGHRVGSSLLEEDQLETVKEYLRRSEQGAARILLPTDIVMASGFAKDAEHEVLPVDALTTGAHGDAAMGLDIGPDSARAFAAQIREAKTVFWNGPMGVFEFEAFAAGTRTVAESLTEATANGGLSVVGGGDSAAAVRTLGFQDDAFGHISTGGGASLEYLEGKQLPGVAALTGSEA
- the tpiA gene encoding triose-phosphate isomerase, translated to MAAQQRVPLIAGNWKMNKDHLEAVTLVQQVAWQLGDADHDPERVEVAVFPPFTDLRSVQTLVSGDRLDLAYGAQDLSPESSGAFTGDVSGQFLARLGCRYVIVGHSERRTIHGEDDALVARKVAAAVEHGVIPVLCVGEGLDVRQAGRHVEHTLAQLDAALADLTVEHISQIVVAYEPVWAIGTGEVASAADAQQMCAALRQRIEELTNAETADTVRLLYGGSVKSSSAPELLAQQDVDGALVGGASLDADEFVRIVQFDTAV
- the secG gene encoding preprotein translocase subunit SecG, encoding MDGLLLVLKILVAVSSVFLILLILLHKGRGGGVSDMFGGGVSSSMSASGSSQKLLTRTTVTIAVLWAAMIVLIGVFSRLNVDS
- the pgl gene encoding 6-phosphogluconolactonase → MNAEIRHVHPDRGALATACAQELLAVAGRAVAERGRADLVLTGGSTGIAVVAALPECPAVGDIDFSRVHFWFGDERWVPTAHEDRNDQQAMDAGLAELMRLTARTPRALRAPNVHRFPARSDSADLDTAARQAATALTPTPAFDVVLLGMGPDAHVASLFPGHPGLDAAGMPVVAVRQSPKPPSERLSLTLEAIGAADQVWFTVAGADKADAVASVVAAREAGRRDPALPASLVDGRRRTVWWLDEAAAG
- a CDS encoding glucose-6-phosphate dehydrogenase assembly protein OpcA, which translates into the protein MKILMEDTTTSKVAKRITALREASGVVTLGRVLTLVISTDEPGLESALTAANAASLEHPCRIILLALGDPDGPDRLDAELRVGGDAGASDVVILRGSGANARPDESLVAALLLPDAPIVVWWPGEAPAVPSETPLGRLAHRRITDTAAAPHAERGLWRRRDGHRAGDTDMAWTRLTLWRIQVAAILDDLDPASVESVTVDGAPDSPSTLLLASWLALCLSVPVTIAHSKRGHGIRAVRLRRRAGDVVLSRSQSEVAKLYQQGRPVQRISLPRRTDQDCLAEEMRRLDPDEILGDVLSRGLPGTDLKAVQASER
- the zwf gene encoding glucose-6-phosphate dehydrogenase, translating into MHANPLRDPRDRRLTRIAGPSSLVLFGVTGDLARKKLLPAMYDLAGRGLLPPGFSLVGFGRRDWSDEQFAEYVRAAVEAGARTPFNETVWHQFSGGLRFISGAFDDDAAYARLVDVLGELESSRGTRANTAFYLSIPPSWFEEVCRQLAEAGLAVHSQDPQAPWRRVVIEKPFGHDLASAQELNAVIERVFPPESVFRIDHYLGKETVQNILAFRFANRMFEPLWSAEHVDHVQITMAEDIGIGGRASYYDGVGAARDVIQNHLLQLLALTAMEEPISFHADHLRAEKEKVLAAVEVPDTPEGLHASSARGQYTSGWQGGEQVTGFLDEEGFNPASTTETFAALKVGIRTRRWQGVPFYLRAGKRLGRRVTEIAVVFKQPPHLLFPPHPGDAFGQNTIVIRVQPDEGVTMRFASKVPGTQSEVRDVTMDFGYGHAFTEDSPEAYERLILDVLLGEPPLFPRQQEVELSWRIVDPFERHWESLQTQPEPYQPGSWGPESAHELLARDGRSWRRP